From one Dermacentor variabilis isolate Ectoservices chromosome 3, ASM5094787v1, whole genome shotgun sequence genomic stretch:
- the LOC142576661 gene encoding uncharacterized protein LOC142576661 codes for MPNAAEQKEKSRAVPDDVQDDVIWLFFDQMMFLRHTMESRPMSANLPPVPPPSEEGSAADILTKNVPVFRSGNTWKCHHRQVKSHKRQHRLCLRRRMSLWSLRAF; via the exons gccgaacag aaagaaaagagccgcgccgtgccagacgacgttcaggacgacgtcatctggctgtttttcgaccagatgatgttTCTGCGCCACACAATGGAGAGTAGACC gatgtccgccaaccttccaccagtgcccccaccgagtgaggagggaagtgctgcagacatcttaacaaaaaatgtgccagttttccgatctggcaacacttggaagtgccatcaccgtcaagtgaagagtcacaagcgccagcatcgactctgtcttcggcGTCGCATGAGTCTGTGGAGTCTCAGGGCATTTTAG